In one Zalophus californianus isolate mZalCal1 chromosome 10, mZalCal1.pri.v2, whole genome shotgun sequence genomic region, the following are encoded:
- the LOC113932955 gene encoding troponin T, cardiac muscle isoform X5, whose product MAVSRKDWSALSSLARQWTLEDEEEQEQEAVEEQEEAAAEEAEGEAEAEETNAEGDGQEGEAKEAEDGPVEESKPKPRPFMPNLVPPKIPDGERVDFDDIHRKRMEKDLNELQTLIEAHFENRKKEEEELISLKDRIEKRRAERAEQQRIRNEREKERQTRLAEERARREEEENRRKAEDEARKKKALSNMMHFGGYIQKAQTERKSGKRQTEREKKKKILAERRKVLAIDHLNEDQLREKAKELWQSIYNLEAEKFDLQEKFKQQKYEINVLRNRINDNQKVSKTRGKAKVTGRWK is encoded by the exons AAGAAGCTGTGGAAG AGCAGGAAGAGGCGGCAGCAGAAGAGGCTGAAGGTGAGGCTGAGGCGGAGGAGACCAATGCAGAAG GAGATGGACAAGAAGGGGAGGCTAAAGAAGCTGAAG ATGGCCCAGTGGAGGAGTCCAAACCAAAGCCCAG GCCATTCATGCCCAACTTGGTGCCGCCCAAAATCCCCGATGGGGAGAGAGTAGACTTTGAT GACATCCACCGGAAGCGCATGGAAAAGGACCTGAATGAACTACAGACGCTGATCGAGGCTCACTTtgagaacaggaagaaagaggaggaggagctcATCTCACTCAAAGACAGGATT GAGAAGCGGCGGGCCGAGCGGGCCGAACAGCAGCGCATCCGGAATGAGCGGGAGAAGGAGCGGCAGACTCGCCTGGCT GAAGAGAGAGCCCGACGAGAAGAGGAGGAGAACAGGAGGAAGGCCGAGGATGAAGCCCGGAAGAAGAAGGCTTTGTCCAACATGATGCACTTCGGGGGCTACATCCAGAAG GCCCAG ACGGAGCGGAAAAGCGggaagaggcagacagagagggagaagaagaagaagattctGGCCGAGAGGAGGAAGGTGCTGGCCATCGATCACCTGAATGAAGATCAGCTGAG GGAGAAGGCCAAGGAGCTATGGCAGAGCATCTACAACCTGGAGGCAGAGAAGTTCGACCTGCAGGAGAAGTTCAAGCAGCAGAAATACGAA ATCAATGTTCTCCGAAACAGGATCAATGATAACCAGAAAGT CTCCAAGACCCGCGGGAAGGCCAAGGTCACCGGGCGCTGGAAGTAG
- the LOC113932955 gene encoding troponin T, cardiac muscle isoform X6 has protein sequence MSDMEEVAEEYEEEQEEEAVEEEEDWREDEDEQEEAAAEEAEGEAEAEETNAEGDGQEGEAKEAEDGPVEESKPKPRPFMPNLVPPKIPDGERVDFDDIHRKRMEKDLNELQTLIEAHFENRKKEEEELISLKDRIEKRRAERAEQQRIRNEREKERQTRLAEERARREEEENRRKAEDEARKKKALSNMMHFGGYIQKAQTERKSGKRQTEREKKKKILAERRKVLAIDHLNEDQLREKAKELWQSIYNLEAEKFDLQEKFKQQKYEINVLRNRINDNQKVSKTRGKAKVTGRWK, from the exons aTGTCTGACATGGAAGAGGTGGCGGAAGAGTACGAGGA GGAGCAGGAAG AAGAAGCTGTGGAAG AAGAGGAGGACTGGAGAGAGGACGAAGACG AGCAGGAAGAGGCGGCAGCAGAAGAGGCTGAAGGTGAGGCTGAGGCGGAGGAGACCAATGCAGAAG GAGATGGACAAGAAGGGGAGGCTAAAGAAGCTGAAG ATGGCCCAGTGGAGGAGTCCAAACCAAAGCCCAG GCCATTCATGCCCAACTTGGTGCCGCCCAAAATCCCCGATGGGGAGAGAGTAGACTTTGAT GACATCCACCGGAAGCGCATGGAAAAGGACCTGAATGAACTACAGACGCTGATCGAGGCTCACTTtgagaacaggaagaaagaggaggaggagctcATCTCACTCAAAGACAGGATT GAGAAGCGGCGGGCCGAGCGGGCCGAACAGCAGCGCATCCGGAATGAGCGGGAGAAGGAGCGGCAGACTCGCCTGGCT GAAGAGAGAGCCCGACGAGAAGAGGAGGAGAACAGGAGGAAGGCCGAGGATGAAGCCCGGAAGAAGAAGGCTTTGTCCAACATGATGCACTTCGGGGGCTACATCCAGAAG GCCCAG ACGGAGCGGAAAAGCGggaagaggcagacagagagggagaagaagaagaagattctGGCCGAGAGGAGGAAGGTGCTGGCCATCGATCACCTGAATGAAGATCAGCTGAG GGAGAAGGCCAAGGAGCTATGGCAGAGCATCTACAACCTGGAGGCAGAGAAGTTCGACCTGCAGGAGAAGTTCAAGCAGCAGAAATACGAA ATCAATGTTCTCCGAAACAGGATCAATGATAACCAGAAAGT CTCCAAGACCCGCGGGAAGGCCAAGGTCACCGGGCGCTGGAAGTAG
- the LOC113932955 gene encoding troponin T, cardiac muscle isoform X3: MAVSRKDWSALSSLARQWTLEDEEEQEQEAVEEEDWREDEDEQEEAAAEEAEGEAEAEETNAEGDGQEGEAKEAEDGPVEESKPKPRPFMPNLVPPKIPDGERVDFDDIHRKRMEKDLNELQTLIEAHFENRKKEEEELISLKDRIEKRRAERAEQQRIRNEREKERQTRLAEERARREEEENRRKAEDEARKKKALSNMMHFGGYIQKAQTERKSGKRQTEREKKKKILAERRKVLAIDHLNEDQLREKAKELWQSIYNLEAEKFDLQEKFKQQKYEINVLRNRINDNQKVSKTRGKAKVTGRWK; the protein is encoded by the exons AAGAAGCTGTGGAAG AGGAGGACTGGAGAGAGGACGAAGACG AGCAGGAAGAGGCGGCAGCAGAAGAGGCTGAAGGTGAGGCTGAGGCGGAGGAGACCAATGCAGAAG GAGATGGACAAGAAGGGGAGGCTAAAGAAGCTGAAG ATGGCCCAGTGGAGGAGTCCAAACCAAAGCCCAG GCCATTCATGCCCAACTTGGTGCCGCCCAAAATCCCCGATGGGGAGAGAGTAGACTTTGAT GACATCCACCGGAAGCGCATGGAAAAGGACCTGAATGAACTACAGACGCTGATCGAGGCTCACTTtgagaacaggaagaaagaggaggaggagctcATCTCACTCAAAGACAGGATT GAGAAGCGGCGGGCCGAGCGGGCCGAACAGCAGCGCATCCGGAATGAGCGGGAGAAGGAGCGGCAGACTCGCCTGGCT GAAGAGAGAGCCCGACGAGAAGAGGAGGAGAACAGGAGGAAGGCCGAGGATGAAGCCCGGAAGAAGAAGGCTTTGTCCAACATGATGCACTTCGGGGGCTACATCCAGAAG GCCCAG ACGGAGCGGAAAAGCGggaagaggcagacagagagggagaagaagaagaagattctGGCCGAGAGGAGGAAGGTGCTGGCCATCGATCACCTGAATGAAGATCAGCTGAG GGAGAAGGCCAAGGAGCTATGGCAGAGCATCTACAACCTGGAGGCAGAGAAGTTCGACCTGCAGGAGAAGTTCAAGCAGCAGAAATACGAA ATCAATGTTCTCCGAAACAGGATCAATGATAACCAGAAAGT CTCCAAGACCCGCGGGAAGGCCAAGGTCACCGGGCGCTGGAAGTAG
- the LOC113932955 gene encoding troponin T, cardiac muscle isoform X9, translated as MSDMEEVAEEYEEEQEEEAVEEQEEAAAEEAEGEAEAEETNAEGDGQEGEAKEAEDGPVEESKPKPRPFMPNLVPPKIPDGERVDFDDIHRKRMEKDLNELQTLIEAHFENRKKEEEELISLKDRIEKRRAERAEQQRIRNEREKERQTRLAEERARREEEENRRKAEDEARKKKALSNMMHFGGYIQKAQTERKSGKRQTEREKKKKILAERRKVLAIDHLNEDQLREKAKELWQSIYNLEAEKFDLQEKFKQQKYEINVLRNRINDNQKVSKTRGKAKVTGRWK; from the exons aTGTCTGACATGGAAGAGGTGGCGGAAGAGTACGAGGA GGAGCAGGAAG AAGAAGCTGTGGAAG AGCAGGAAGAGGCGGCAGCAGAAGAGGCTGAAGGTGAGGCTGAGGCGGAGGAGACCAATGCAGAAG GAGATGGACAAGAAGGGGAGGCTAAAGAAGCTGAAG ATGGCCCAGTGGAGGAGTCCAAACCAAAGCCCAG GCCATTCATGCCCAACTTGGTGCCGCCCAAAATCCCCGATGGGGAGAGAGTAGACTTTGAT GACATCCACCGGAAGCGCATGGAAAAGGACCTGAATGAACTACAGACGCTGATCGAGGCTCACTTtgagaacaggaagaaagaggaggaggagctcATCTCACTCAAAGACAGGATT GAGAAGCGGCGGGCCGAGCGGGCCGAACAGCAGCGCATCCGGAATGAGCGGGAGAAGGAGCGGCAGACTCGCCTGGCT GAAGAGAGAGCCCGACGAGAAGAGGAGGAGAACAGGAGGAAGGCCGAGGATGAAGCCCGGAAGAAGAAGGCTTTGTCCAACATGATGCACTTCGGGGGCTACATCCAGAAG GCCCAG ACGGAGCGGAAAAGCGggaagaggcagacagagagggagaagaagaagaagattctGGCCGAGAGGAGGAAGGTGCTGGCCATCGATCACCTGAATGAAGATCAGCTGAG GGAGAAGGCCAAGGAGCTATGGCAGAGCATCTACAACCTGGAGGCAGAGAAGTTCGACCTGCAGGAGAAGTTCAAGCAGCAGAAATACGAA ATCAATGTTCTCCGAAACAGGATCAATGATAACCAGAAAGT CTCCAAGACCCGCGGGAAGGCCAAGGTCACCGGGCGCTGGAAGTAG
- the LOC113932955 gene encoding troponin T, cardiac muscle isoform X2, with translation MAVSRKDWSALSSLARQWTLEDEEEQEQEAVEEEEDWREDEDEQEEAAAEEAEGEAEAEETNAEGDGQEGEAKEAEDGPVEESKPKPRPFMPNLVPPKIPDGERVDFDDIHRKRMEKDLNELQTLIEAHFENRKKEEEELISLKDRIEKRRAERAEQQRIRNEREKERQTRLAEERARREEEENRRKAEDEARKKKALSNMMHFGGYIQKAQTERKSGKRQTEREKKKKILAERRKVLAIDHLNEDQLREKAKELWQSIYNLEAEKFDLQEKFKQQKYEINVLRNRINDNQKVSKTRGKAKVTGRWK, from the exons AAGAAGCTGTGGAAG AAGAGGAGGACTGGAGAGAGGACGAAGACG AGCAGGAAGAGGCGGCAGCAGAAGAGGCTGAAGGTGAGGCTGAGGCGGAGGAGACCAATGCAGAAG GAGATGGACAAGAAGGGGAGGCTAAAGAAGCTGAAG ATGGCCCAGTGGAGGAGTCCAAACCAAAGCCCAG GCCATTCATGCCCAACTTGGTGCCGCCCAAAATCCCCGATGGGGAGAGAGTAGACTTTGAT GACATCCACCGGAAGCGCATGGAAAAGGACCTGAATGAACTACAGACGCTGATCGAGGCTCACTTtgagaacaggaagaaagaggaggaggagctcATCTCACTCAAAGACAGGATT GAGAAGCGGCGGGCCGAGCGGGCCGAACAGCAGCGCATCCGGAATGAGCGGGAGAAGGAGCGGCAGACTCGCCTGGCT GAAGAGAGAGCCCGACGAGAAGAGGAGGAGAACAGGAGGAAGGCCGAGGATGAAGCCCGGAAGAAGAAGGCTTTGTCCAACATGATGCACTTCGGGGGCTACATCCAGAAG GCCCAG ACGGAGCGGAAAAGCGggaagaggcagacagagagggagaagaagaagaagattctGGCCGAGAGGAGGAAGGTGCTGGCCATCGATCACCTGAATGAAGATCAGCTGAG GGAGAAGGCCAAGGAGCTATGGCAGAGCATCTACAACCTGGAGGCAGAGAAGTTCGACCTGCAGGAGAAGTTCAAGCAGCAGAAATACGAA ATCAATGTTCTCCGAAACAGGATCAATGATAACCAGAAAGT CTCCAAGACCCGCGGGAAGGCCAAGGTCACCGGGCGCTGGAAGTAG
- the LOC113932955 gene encoding troponin T, cardiac muscle isoform X4, protein MAVSRKDWSALSSLARQWTLEDEEEQEQEAVEEEEDWREDEDEQEEAAAEEAEGEAEAEETNAEGDGQEGEAKEAEDGPVEESKPKPRPFMPNLVPPKIPDGERVDFDDIHRKRMEKDLNELQTLIEAHFENRKKEEEELISLKDRIEKRRAERAEQQRIRNEREKERQTRLAEERARREEEENRRKAEDEARKKKALSNMMHFGGYIQKTERKSGKRQTEREKKKKILAERRKVLAIDHLNEDQLREKAKELWQSIYNLEAEKFDLQEKFKQQKYEINVLRNRINDNQKVSKTRGKAKVTGRWK, encoded by the exons AAGAAGCTGTGGAAG AAGAGGAGGACTGGAGAGAGGACGAAGACG AGCAGGAAGAGGCGGCAGCAGAAGAGGCTGAAGGTGAGGCTGAGGCGGAGGAGACCAATGCAGAAG GAGATGGACAAGAAGGGGAGGCTAAAGAAGCTGAAG ATGGCCCAGTGGAGGAGTCCAAACCAAAGCCCAG GCCATTCATGCCCAACTTGGTGCCGCCCAAAATCCCCGATGGGGAGAGAGTAGACTTTGAT GACATCCACCGGAAGCGCATGGAAAAGGACCTGAATGAACTACAGACGCTGATCGAGGCTCACTTtgagaacaggaagaaagaggaggaggagctcATCTCACTCAAAGACAGGATT GAGAAGCGGCGGGCCGAGCGGGCCGAACAGCAGCGCATCCGGAATGAGCGGGAGAAGGAGCGGCAGACTCGCCTGGCT GAAGAGAGAGCCCGACGAGAAGAGGAGGAGAACAGGAGGAAGGCCGAGGATGAAGCCCGGAAGAAGAAGGCTTTGTCCAACATGATGCACTTCGGGGGCTACATCCAGAAG ACGGAGCGGAAAAGCGggaagaggcagacagagagggagaagaagaagaagattctGGCCGAGAGGAGGAAGGTGCTGGCCATCGATCACCTGAATGAAGATCAGCTGAG GGAGAAGGCCAAGGAGCTATGGCAGAGCATCTACAACCTGGAGGCAGAGAAGTTCGACCTGCAGGAGAAGTTCAAGCAGCAGAAATACGAA ATCAATGTTCTCCGAAACAGGATCAATGATAACCAGAAAGT CTCCAAGACCCGCGGGAAGGCCAAGGTCACCGGGCGCTGGAAGTAG
- the LOC113932955 gene encoding troponin T, cardiac muscle isoform X8 → MSDMEEVAEEYEEEQEEEAVEEEEDWREDEDEQEEAAAEEAEGEAEAEETNAEGDGQEGEAKEAEDGPVEESKPKPRPFMPNLVPPKIPDGERVDFDDIHRKRMEKDLNELQTLIEAHFENRKKEEEELISLKDRIEKRRAERAEQQRIRNEREKERQTRLAEERARREEEENRRKAEDEARKKKALSNMMHFGGYIQKTERKSGKRQTEREKKKKILAERRKVLAIDHLNEDQLREKAKELWQSIYNLEAEKFDLQEKFKQQKYEINVLRNRINDNQKVSKTRGKAKVTGRWK, encoded by the exons aTGTCTGACATGGAAGAGGTGGCGGAAGAGTACGAGGA GGAGCAGGAAG AAGAAGCTGTGGAAG AAGAGGAGGACTGGAGAGAGGACGAAGACG AGCAGGAAGAGGCGGCAGCAGAAGAGGCTGAAGGTGAGGCTGAGGCGGAGGAGACCAATGCAGAAG GAGATGGACAAGAAGGGGAGGCTAAAGAAGCTGAAG ATGGCCCAGTGGAGGAGTCCAAACCAAAGCCCAG GCCATTCATGCCCAACTTGGTGCCGCCCAAAATCCCCGATGGGGAGAGAGTAGACTTTGAT GACATCCACCGGAAGCGCATGGAAAAGGACCTGAATGAACTACAGACGCTGATCGAGGCTCACTTtgagaacaggaagaaagaggaggaggagctcATCTCACTCAAAGACAGGATT GAGAAGCGGCGGGCCGAGCGGGCCGAACAGCAGCGCATCCGGAATGAGCGGGAGAAGGAGCGGCAGACTCGCCTGGCT GAAGAGAGAGCCCGACGAGAAGAGGAGGAGAACAGGAGGAAGGCCGAGGATGAAGCCCGGAAGAAGAAGGCTTTGTCCAACATGATGCACTTCGGGGGCTACATCCAGAAG ACGGAGCGGAAAAGCGggaagaggcagacagagagggagaagaagaagaagattctGGCCGAGAGGAGGAAGGTGCTGGCCATCGATCACCTGAATGAAGATCAGCTGAG GGAGAAGGCCAAGGAGCTATGGCAGAGCATCTACAACCTGGAGGCAGAGAAGTTCGACCTGCAGGAGAAGTTCAAGCAGCAGAAATACGAA ATCAATGTTCTCCGAAACAGGATCAATGATAACCAGAAAGT CTCCAAGACCCGCGGGAAGGCCAAGGTCACCGGGCGCTGGAAGTAG
- the LOC113932955 gene encoding troponin T, cardiac muscle isoform X10 — MSDMEEVAEEYEEEQEEEAVEEQEEAAAEEAEGEAEAEETNAEGDGQEGEAKEAEDGPVEESKPKPRPFMPNLVPPKIPDGERVDFDDIHRKRMEKDLNELQTLIEAHFENRKKEEEELISLKDRIEKRRAERAEQQRIRNEREKERQTRLAEERARREEEENRRKAEDEARKKKALSNMMHFGGYIQKTERKSGKRQTEREKKKKILAERRKVLAIDHLNEDQLREKAKELWQSIYNLEAEKFDLQEKFKQQKYEINVLRNRINDNQKVSKTRGKAKVTGRWK, encoded by the exons aTGTCTGACATGGAAGAGGTGGCGGAAGAGTACGAGGA GGAGCAGGAAG AAGAAGCTGTGGAAG AGCAGGAAGAGGCGGCAGCAGAAGAGGCTGAAGGTGAGGCTGAGGCGGAGGAGACCAATGCAGAAG GAGATGGACAAGAAGGGGAGGCTAAAGAAGCTGAAG ATGGCCCAGTGGAGGAGTCCAAACCAAAGCCCAG GCCATTCATGCCCAACTTGGTGCCGCCCAAAATCCCCGATGGGGAGAGAGTAGACTTTGAT GACATCCACCGGAAGCGCATGGAAAAGGACCTGAATGAACTACAGACGCTGATCGAGGCTCACTTtgagaacaggaagaaagaggaggaggagctcATCTCACTCAAAGACAGGATT GAGAAGCGGCGGGCCGAGCGGGCCGAACAGCAGCGCATCCGGAATGAGCGGGAGAAGGAGCGGCAGACTCGCCTGGCT GAAGAGAGAGCCCGACGAGAAGAGGAGGAGAACAGGAGGAAGGCCGAGGATGAAGCCCGGAAGAAGAAGGCTTTGTCCAACATGATGCACTTCGGGGGCTACATCCAGAAG ACGGAGCGGAAAAGCGggaagaggcagacagagagggagaagaagaagaagattctGGCCGAGAGGAGGAAGGTGCTGGCCATCGATCACCTGAATGAAGATCAGCTGAG GGAGAAGGCCAAGGAGCTATGGCAGAGCATCTACAACCTGGAGGCAGAGAAGTTCGACCTGCAGGAGAAGTTCAAGCAGCAGAAATACGAA ATCAATGTTCTCCGAAACAGGATCAATGATAACCAGAAAGT CTCCAAGACCCGCGGGAAGGCCAAGGTCACCGGGCGCTGGAAGTAG
- the LOC113932955 gene encoding troponin T, cardiac muscle isoform X7, giving the protein MSDMEEVAEEYEEEQEEEAVEEEDWREDEDEQEEAAAEEAEGEAEAEETNAEGDGQEGEAKEAEDGPVEESKPKPRPFMPNLVPPKIPDGERVDFDDIHRKRMEKDLNELQTLIEAHFENRKKEEEELISLKDRIEKRRAERAEQQRIRNEREKERQTRLAEERARREEEENRRKAEDEARKKKALSNMMHFGGYIQKAQTERKSGKRQTEREKKKKILAERRKVLAIDHLNEDQLREKAKELWQSIYNLEAEKFDLQEKFKQQKYEINVLRNRINDNQKVSKTRGKAKVTGRWK; this is encoded by the exons aTGTCTGACATGGAAGAGGTGGCGGAAGAGTACGAGGA GGAGCAGGAAG AAGAAGCTGTGGAAG AGGAGGACTGGAGAGAGGACGAAGACG AGCAGGAAGAGGCGGCAGCAGAAGAGGCTGAAGGTGAGGCTGAGGCGGAGGAGACCAATGCAGAAG GAGATGGACAAGAAGGGGAGGCTAAAGAAGCTGAAG ATGGCCCAGTGGAGGAGTCCAAACCAAAGCCCAG GCCATTCATGCCCAACTTGGTGCCGCCCAAAATCCCCGATGGGGAGAGAGTAGACTTTGAT GACATCCACCGGAAGCGCATGGAAAAGGACCTGAATGAACTACAGACGCTGATCGAGGCTCACTTtgagaacaggaagaaagaggaggaggagctcATCTCACTCAAAGACAGGATT GAGAAGCGGCGGGCCGAGCGGGCCGAACAGCAGCGCATCCGGAATGAGCGGGAGAAGGAGCGGCAGACTCGCCTGGCT GAAGAGAGAGCCCGACGAGAAGAGGAGGAGAACAGGAGGAAGGCCGAGGATGAAGCCCGGAAGAAGAAGGCTTTGTCCAACATGATGCACTTCGGGGGCTACATCCAGAAG GCCCAG ACGGAGCGGAAAAGCGggaagaggcagacagagagggagaagaagaagaagattctGGCCGAGAGGAGGAAGGTGCTGGCCATCGATCACCTGAATGAAGATCAGCTGAG GGAGAAGGCCAAGGAGCTATGGCAGAGCATCTACAACCTGGAGGCAGAGAAGTTCGACCTGCAGGAGAAGTTCAAGCAGCAGAAATACGAA ATCAATGTTCTCCGAAACAGGATCAATGATAACCAGAAAGT CTCCAAGACCCGCGGGAAGGCCAAGGTCACCGGGCGCTGGAAGTAG